The Zingiber officinale cultivar Zhangliang chromosome 9A, Zo_v1.1, whole genome shotgun sequence genome window below encodes:
- the LOC122021616 gene encoding transcription factor bHLH121-like isoform X1, which produces MDPFDNRFEKDLVAARKVQKAGREKLRREKLNEQFLELGNALDPEQHKNDKVTILRDTIQMLKDLTAKINTLKAEYNSLSEESHELTQEKNELREEKANLKSAVDHLNVQCQQRLAVVHPWAICDSSLILHPPYPVPIPSAPILIHSVRPYPFFHNPSQGTIHDRCSTGMVYPSCNSQAKRSSIESQNSCKEAAKWQTSSHQYPGNKPCDDDHQDSGKRNSALSDVATELELKSLGSSVSIRSQSAHNLDVVPSGTRKRPQLKDIPSSSSSSRCSSCSVAVDNSSVVGDGPVSENK; this is translated from the exons ATTTGAGAAAGATTTGGTTGCTGCAAGGAAGGTCCAGAAAGCTGGTCGAgaaaaattgaggagagagaaactaAATGAACAGTTCTTAGAGTTGGGAAATGCGTTAG ATCCAGAACAACACAAGAATGACAAGGTCACCATTCTACGCGACACAATTCAGATGCTGAAGGACTTGACTGCTAAAATTAACACACTGAAAGCTGAATACAACTCTCTTTCTGAAGAATCTCATGAG CTGACACAAGAAAAAAATGAGCTCAGAGAAGAGAAAGCAAACCTGAAATCAGCAGTTGATCATTTAAATGTCCAATGTCAGCAACGGCTTGCAGTTGTACATCCTTGGGCAATATGCGACTCTTCACTTATCCTCCATCCTCCTTACCCAGTTCCAATTCCCTCAGCTCCAATTCTAATCCACTCAGTACGTCCTTACCCTTTCTTCCATAATCCAAGTCAAGGAACTATTCATGATCGATGTTCTACTGGCATGGTATACCCTTCTTGCAATTCTCAAGCTAAGCGATCATCAATTGAAAGCCAAAATTCATGTAAAGAAGCAGCCAAATGGCAGACATCAAGCCATCAGTATCCTGGGAACAAGCCATGTGATGATGATCATCAGGACTCTGGAAAAAGAAATAGTGCCCTTTCTGATGTTGCAACAGAGTTGgagctcaagagtcttggttctTCAGTTTCTATTCGGTCACAATCAGCACATAACTTG GATGTGGTGCCTTCTGGGACGAGGAAGAGGCCACAACTCAAAGATATTCCTAGCAGTAGCAGCTCAAGTAGGTGTTCCTCTTGCAGTGTGGCAGTTGACAACTCCAGTGTTGTGGGAGATGGCCCCGTCTCTGAGAATAAGTGA
- the LOC122021616 gene encoding uncharacterized protein LOC122021616 isoform X2, with translation MDPFDNRFEKDLVAARKVQKAGREKLRREKLNEQFLELGNALDPEQHKNDKVTILRDTIQMLKDLTAKINTLKAEYNSLSEESHELTQEKNELREEKANLKSAVDHLNVQCQQRLAVVHPWAICDSSLILHPPYPVPIPSAPILIHSLSDHQLKAKIHVKKQPNGRHQAISILGTSHVMMIIRTLEKEIVPFLMLQQSWSSRVLVLQFLFGHNQHITWMWCLLGRGRGHNSKIFLAVAAQVGVPLAVWQLTTPVLWEMAPSLRISDFLTVRNNREEGTKCRPSIACKKQIFR, from the exons ATTTGAGAAAGATTTGGTTGCTGCAAGGAAGGTCCAGAAAGCTGGTCGAgaaaaattgaggagagagaaactaAATGAACAGTTCTTAGAGTTGGGAAATGCGTTAG ATCCAGAACAACACAAGAATGACAAGGTCACCATTCTACGCGACACAATTCAGATGCTGAAGGACTTGACTGCTAAAATTAACACACTGAAAGCTGAATACAACTCTCTTTCTGAAGAATCTCATGAG CTGACACAAGAAAAAAATGAGCTCAGAGAAGAGAAAGCAAACCTGAAATCAGCAGTTGATCATTTAAATGTCCAATGTCAGCAACGGCTTGCAGTTGTACATCCTTGGGCAATATGCGACTCTTCACTTATCCTCCATCCTCCTTACCCAGTTCCAATTCCCTCAGCTCCAATTCTAATCCACTCA CTAAGCGATCATCAATTGAAAGCCAAAATTCATGTAAAGAAGCAGCCAAATGGCAGACATCAAGCCATCAGTATCCTGGGAACAAGCCATGTGATGATGATCATCAGGACTCTGGAAAAAGAAATAGTGCCCTTTCTGATGTTGCAACAGAGTTGgagctcaagagtcttggttctTCAGTTTCTATTCGGTCACAATCAGCACATAACTTG GATGTGGTGCCTTCTGGGACGAGGAAGAGGCCACAACTCAAAGATATTCCTAGCAGTAGCAGCTCAAGTAGGTGTTCCTCTTGCAGTGTGGCAGTTGACAACTCCAGTGTTGTGGGAGATGGCCCCGTCTCTGAGAATAAGTGACTTTCTAACTGTAAGAAATAATAGAGAAGAAGGAACAAAATGCAGACCTTCAATTGCTTGTAAAAAACAGATCTTCCGTTGA